The DNA window GGCTGCAGGGCGGCGCGAAGACGATCGGCTTCACCGGCGTCCCGATGCTCGTCATCGCCGCGGGCCTGCTGTGGGTCGTGCTCGCCGTCTGCCACCGCGAATACGTGCCGGAACCGCGGGAGTTCGACCGCGCGCCGTCACCGCTGCTGCCGAGGCTCGCCGCGGCCGGTGGCGTGGTCGTGCTCGTCGCGCTCGCCGCGAGCGCACTCGTGGTCGGCGGGGACGGCCCGCTTCGGCACGGCCGCGGCGCCGAGCTGACCTCGCCGCTGTCCGCCGAACTCGCGATGACCGGGCGCTCGGCGCTCGTGCTCGGCACCGCGACCGAACCGCCGCGCCAGGCCGCGGGCAGGTTGCCGCAGTACGGCGACGACCAGTACGCGCTGCCCGCCGCGACCCCGGCGAGGCTCGCGGGCTGGCAGCGCGATCTCGGCAGCGGCACCGCCGAGCAGGCGAAGGCCGCGCTCGCCTCGGCCGCCGCGAACGGCGTGCTGTTCGTCGTGCTGCCGCCCGGTGCGAACGTTTCCGCGTTCCTCGCGCTCGGCCAGGACGTCGTCACCAGCGCCGCGTCGACCACCACGGGCAGGGCCGTGCTGCGGCTCGTCCCGCCGTCCGGCCAGGTCGCGCTCATCCCGTCGCAGCTGGCGAAGCAGGCCGTCACCGGCAAGGCGCCTGGCGACAGCGCGGGCGTGACCCCGGTCGACGCCCAGCTCCCCGACGTGCGGGTCCGGGTGTCCGACGGCCCCGAGGGCAGGCTGCTGGTGCTCGCCGCCGAGCAGGAGGCGGGCTGGCAGGCCAGCGTCAACGGCAAGCGCGTGCCGATCGTGCCCGCGTGGGGTCACCAGGTCGCCGTCGCGGTCCCGGCGAGGCAGTCGGAGGTGCTGGTGGAGCACCCGTCGGCGCTGCGCAACATCCTGCTGCTCGCCCAGGTGGCCGCCGTGCTGTTCACCCTGCTCACGGCCATCCCCGGGCGCGGTGCCGCTAGTCGCCGCCCTCGATGACGTCGGGCTCCACGCCCAGGTAGCCCGCGACCTGTTCGACGAGCACTTCGTGCACCAGTTCGGCCAGGTCGGCGGGGTCCTTCGCGCGCGCTTCCAGCGGGCGGCGGTAGAGCACGATGCGCGCCCGCGTCGGCATGCCCGTGCGGTCGACCCCGGCGGGCACCAGGCGCGAGAGCGGGACCGCGCCGTCGTGCAGCACGCCGTCGGTCTGCGCGGGGGCCTGGCCCTTGCGCACCTCGGGCACGTCGTCGACCGCGACGTCGAGCTTGGTGAGCTGGTCACGCCAGCGGGCCTCGATCGGTTCGAGCGCGTCGAGCACGAGCGTGTCGAACCGTTCGGCCCTGCTGGCCGCGGCGGGCAGCGACGCCGGGTACAGCGGGCCGCGCAGGCCCCGCCCGTGCCGGTCCCGGCGCATGCCCTGCCGCTGTCGGGAACTACGAGCCATCGCCACGAACGGAAAGGGTACGCGCACGGCCCGACAGCGCGCGGTGATGCACCGCCATACCGGTGTGCCTGCGCGCCACCGGCGCCGCGACGCGCTATCGTCATTGACCGTGTCGAGCGTACGAAAGTGTTCGCGGACGGGGTGTCTCGAGCCCGCGGTCGCCACGCTGACCTACGCCTACAGCGATTCCACGGCGGTGGTCGGCCCACTCGCGACGGCGTCCGAGCCGCATTCCTACGACCTGTGCGAAGAGCACGCACTGCGGCTGACCGCGCCCAAGGGCTGGGAAGTGGTCCGCCACGAAGGCGAGTTCGCCGCACCCGACCGCTCCGACGACGAGCTGACCGCGCTCGCCGAGGCCGTCCGCGAGGCGGGCCGCTCCGACGGGCCGCCGCCACCACCCGAGCAGGAAGGCCCGTCCGGCCGCCGCGGCCACCTGCGGGTGCTGCCCGGACGCACCTGAAGGCCCCGACGGCCTCACCCGCCGGTAGGCTTCGGCACGCGCAACGAGCGCGTTGTCGAGTAGTTCGGGGAGAGGGCGTGTCGGACCTTTCGGGGATTGTGAAGGCCTACGACATTCGCGGGGTGGTCGGCGAGCAGATCGACGCCGGGCTGGTGCGGGACTTCGGCGCCGCGTTCGCCCTGCTCATCAAGCCGGATTCGCCGTCGGTGGTGATCGGACACGACATGCGCGACTCGTCGCCGGGGCTGGCGAAGGCGTTCGCCGAGGGCGTGACCTCGCAGGGGCTCGACGTGGTGTCGATCGGCCTGGCCAGCACCGACCAGCTGTACTTCGCCTCCGGTTCGCTCGACATGCCCGGCGCGATGTTCACCGCGAGCCACAACCCGGCGAAGTACAACGGCATCAAGCTGTGCCGCGCCGGTGCCGCCCCGGTCGGGCAGGACTCCGGGCTGTCCGAGATCAGGGACACCGTGGAGAACGGCGTGCCCGGGTTCTCCGGCCAGCGTGGCACCGTCACCGAGCGGGACGTCCTCGCCGACTACGCCGCCTACCTGCGCGGGCTCGTCGACCTCACCGGCAGCAGGCCGCTGAAGATCGTCGTCGACGCGGGCAACGGGATGGGTGGGCACACCGTGCCCACCGTGCTCGGCGGCGCGGGTGATCTCGCCGCGCTCCCGTTCGAGATCGTGCCGCTCTACTTCGAGCTGGACGGCAGCTTCCCGAACCACGAAGCGAACCCGCTCGACCCGAAGAACATCGTCGACCTGCAGGCCAAGGTGCGCGAGGTCGGCGCCGACATCGGGCTCGCCTTCGACGGCGACGCGGACCGCTGCTTCGTCGTCGACGAGAAGGGCGACCCGGTGTCGCCGAGCGCCGTGACCGCGCTCGTCGCGACCCGCGAGCTGGCCAAGGAGCCGGGCGGGACGATCATCCACAACCTGATCACCTCGCACGCGGTGCCCGAGATCGTGCGCGAGCACGGCGGCACCGCGGTGCGCACCCGCGTCGGGCACTCGTTCATCAAGCAGGAGATGGCCGCCACCGGCGCGATCTTCGGCGGCGAGCACTCCGCGCACTACTACTTCCGCGACTTCTGGCGCGCCGACACCGGCATGCTCGCCGCGCTGCACGTGCTGGCCGCGCTCGGCGAGCAGGAGCGCCCGCTGTCCGAGCTGACCGCCGAGTACTCGCGCTACGCCGCCTCGGGTGAGATCAATTCCACGGTTTCCGACCAGGTCGCCAGGCTGAACGCGGTGAAGGACACCTTCGGCGCCCGCGACGGGGCCACCCTCGACGAGCTCGACGGCCTGACCGTGCGGCTCGGCGACGGGTCGTGGTTCAACCTGCGCGCGTCCAACACCGAGCCGCTGCTGCGGCTGAACGTCGAGGCCGCGGACGCGGCCGCGGTGCGCGCGCTGACCGACGAAGTGCTGGCGATCGTCCGTGCGTAGGGGGCGTTCCGCCGCACACCCGCAATCGAGGGGTTACCCCTTACTGGTAGGGAATACATATGGCCCTCAAGCTTGACGCGCAGCTGCTGGAGATCCTCGCCTGCCCGTCGCCAGACCACGCGCCGCTGCGCCCCGGCACTCCCGACGACGGCGAAGCCGAGGCGTTGACCTGCACCGAATGCGGCCGGGTGTTCCCGGTCCGCGACGGGATCCCCGTCCTGCTGCTGGACGAGGCGACCGAACCGGATGGCCGTCATGCCGATGGTTCTTGACGATTCGCTCCTCGACGACCCGGCGCGGCTCGCGGAGGCCGACAGCGCCGGGCTGCTGCGGCACGCCGCGATGGCGGGCGCGCAGGTGCGGTCCACCGCCGAGTCGGCGGCCGAGCTGGAGCTGAGCGACCGGCTCGACGTCGGGCGGCCGCGCGCGTTCGTGCTGCTCTCGCGGCCGGGCGCGGGCAAGGGCGCGGTGCGGGTGCTGCACGCGCTCATCGCCGCGCAGTGCCCGGTGCCGGTGGTGATCAGCGACGTCGTGCCGAACTGGGTCGGCGCGCTCGACGTGGTGTTCGGGCACACCGACGACCCCGGTGACCGCGAGCTCGCCGCGTCCCTGGAACGTGCGAGCCGCTACGGCGCGCGGGTCGTGCTGTCCGCGCCGGGTGACGGCCCGGTCGCCGCGTCGGTGGCGGGCAAGGGCGTGGTGCTCACCCCGCGCGTGCCGGTGCCGCCGGAGTTCGCCTTCCCCCGTGCGCTCGCCGCCGGGCTGCTCACCGCGAACGCGCTCGGCGTGCACGTCGCCGACGTCGAATCGCTGGCCGACCAGCTCGACGATGAGGCCGAAAAGGACCACCTCGGCCGGGATTCGTTCGCGAACCCGGCCAAGGCGCTCGCGCTGCGCGTGGCCGAGCGCACCCCGCTGCTGTGGGGGTTCGACCCGGTCGCGGTCGCGGTCGCCGAACACGCGGCGTTCGCCTTCGCCGCGCACGCCGCGACGGTGTGCGACGTCGCGGGTTACCAGCAGGCGCTGGCGAGGCCCGCGCTGCACCACGCGGCGCTCGCGACGACGAGCGCGCAGGATATTTTCGCCGACCCGGACGACGAGGGTGCCGCGGGCGCGCGGCCGCGGGCGATGCTGCTTTCGGTCCGCACGGGTCCCGCCGCCGACGCGGCGCGGTTCGAGGCGGGCGACCGGTTCCCCGGGATCGAGATCGTGTCCCCCGCCGAGGAACTGGACGCGGAGGAGCCGGTGCGGGCCGGGGTGCTCGCGCTGCGGTTCGAACTGGCCGCCGTCTACCTCGGCCTCGCGGCGGGGACGGGCGCCGGGCACTTCACGTCCGTCACGGCCTGACACCCGGCCGAGCAGACCGGAACTTAGGCCCCGCCGGAGAAGGACGCGGGCCGCAGAGGAGTTGAGAACACAGTGGAGCTGCTGCGCAATGCTGTGCGGCCCTACGCGTGGGGCTCGAGAACGACGATCCCGGAACTGCTCGGCAGGCCGGTACCCGCACCGCACCCGGAGGCGGAGCTGTGGCTCGGCGCGCACCCCGGCGACCCGTCGAAGGTGATCGGCGAGGACGGTTCCGAGCGGAGCCTGCTCGACCTGCTCGAAGCCGACCCGGTCGGCCAGCTCGGTGACCGCTGCGCGAACCGGTGGGGCAACCGGCTCCCGTTCCTGCTGAAGATCCTCGCCGCCGAAGAACCGCTGTCCATGCAGGCGCACCCGTCGGCGGCGCAGGCCGCGGAAGGCCACGCGCGCGAGGAGAAGCTCGGCATCGCCCGTGACGCGGCGAACCGCAACTACCCCGATCCGACCGCGAAACCCGAGCTGGTGTGCGCGCTCACCGAGTTCCACGCGCTCGCCGGGTTCCGCGCCCCGGAGCGGACGGTGGCGCTGCTGCGCGCGATCGAGACGCCGGGGCTGGCGAAGTACACCGACCTGCTCGCCGAGCAGCCCGATCCCGACGGCCTGCGCGCGCTGTTCACCACGTGGATCACGTTGCCGCAGGGCACGCTCGACGAACTGCTGCCCGACGTCCTCGACGCGTGCGTCCTGCACATCAAGGAGCACGGCGAGTTCGACGTCGAATGCCGCACCATCCTGGAACTCGGCGAGGCGCACCCGCGCGACGCGGGCGTGCTCGCCGCGCTGCTGCTCAACCGGCTCACCCTGTCCGCGGGCGAGGCGATCTACCTGCCGGCCGGGAACCTGCACTCCTACCTGCACGGCACCGCCGTCGAAATCCTCGCCAACTCGGACAACATCCTGCGCTGCGGGCTCACCCCGAAGCACGTGGACGTGCCCGAGCTGCTGCGCGTCGTCGACTTCGGGTGCGGCGACATGCCGGTGCACACCGGCGACCTCGGCCCGCACGGCGCCGTCTACCGCACGGAAACGCCCGAGTTCGAGCTGACCCGGATCGAATGGGAAACCGGCGACAGCGCGGTCGACGGCGAGGTCCGCATCGCCGGGGGCGCCCCGCAGATCCTGCTGTGCACCGCGGGGGAGCTGGTGGTGACCGCCGAGGACGGCGAGCGCACCGAACTACGCCGCGGCCAGTCCGTCTGGCTCGCCGCGAGCCACGCCGCGGTGCGCGCCCGCCCGGCAGGCGGCTCGCGCACCCAACTGTTCCGAGCCACCCCCGGCACCTGCGAGAACCCCGCCCCCTGAGTTTCCGCGCGGACTGTGTGCGTTCCGTGTGGCGCCTTTCTCCACTATCACCCGTCTGGGCGACTTCGGTCGCTTTGACAATTCGATAGCCAAGGAGAAAGAACCGTGACTTCCAACCCAGGGACCTCCTACCCCGGGACTCCCTACCCGGGCGGTGCGGTCGCCGCCCAGCCGATGCCGGTTCCGGCACCGGTCAGCCGTCCCGGCACGCTCGTCGCCGCGATGGCGGTCGCCGTCGTGTCGGCGCTCGCCGGGATCGTCTCCGGCGTGCTGTACCTCACCGGCGGTGAGGAGCTCGAACGGGACATCACCGCGCGGACCCTCGCCTCGGTGTCCGGCGAGTCCGCCGACGCCATCAAGGCCGCGGGCGGCGCCCTGTTCGAGTACGGCGTCAAAGAGGTCCACGGCGTGCTGCAGGCCCGGATGGTCATGGCGGTCGTGCTGGGCGCGCTGCTGCTGCTCTTCGGCCTGCTGGTGCGCGGCGGCGCGATGTGGGCGCGCGTCCTGGTCACGCTGTGCGCGCTGGCGAACGCCGGGATCGCGTTGCGGATCGCCACCGACGCCGAAGCGGGCACCGGCGCGATCCGCGGGATCGCGTGGCTGGCCGTGGCGGCCGCGGTGGCCTCGATCGTGGCGGTGTGGCTGCCCGCGAACGGCCGGTACGCCAAGGCACGCAAGGCGAACGCACGGGCCGCTTACGCCGGATAGCGCGATGTCCGCGGGGTGGCGCCACGGCGCGCCATCCCGCGGGCTCACGCCAGCGCGAACAGGGATTCCCGCACCGCCGCCGCGTTCGCGTCGTTCGGCTCCGCCAGCTCCCGCGCGGCTTCCCTGGCCGCCCGTGCCCGCGCGCCATCGCCGGTGACCTCGTAGGCCCTGCCGAGCAGGTCGAGCGTCAGCCCGGCGGCGGGCCGCCCGCCCATCGCGCGGAACTCGTCCACGCAGGCGCGCAGCACCGGGACCGCCCGCGCCGCCCTGCCCTCGCCGATCCAGCTCGCCGCGATCGCCCGCGTGCAGGACAGTTCGCGCGGCCGGTCGGTCAGCTCCTTCGCCAGCTCGCGGGCCTCCTCGAAATCCGCCACCGCGGCCACGCGGTCGCCGAGACGGGCGTGCACCGCGCCCCGCGTCCGCAACGACCGCGCCAGCGCCGCTCTCGCGGCTGTCGGCCGCAGCAGCCGCACCGACTCGCCCGCCGCCTCGGCCGCTTCGCCGGTGCGCCCGGTCAGCAACAGCGACCACGACAGCACTTCCAGCGCGGGCCCGAGCCGGCACGGGTCCGCCGACTCGCCTGCCAGCGCTACGGTGCCGCGGTCGATCTCGGCGGCGTCGGAGACCCGGCCGAGCCGGTGCAGCGCCGCGGACTCCGCGCCGCGCATCCTGATCAGCGCGCTCGTCCACGCGTCCGAGCCGTCCCCGCCGTACAGCTCGTGCGCGTGCTCGACCGTGCGCAGCGCCTCCTCGGCCCTGCCCAGCCCGAGCAGGCAGTGCGCGAAGTTCGCCGACACCCAGGCGTGCGTCAGCCGGTCACCGAGTTCTTCGAACTCCTTCGCGCATTCTCGGTACTGGACGGCCGCTTCCTCGTACTCGCCGCGGGAATGCCGCAGCAGAGCCAAATTCGCCGCCGCGATCGCGGCGAGGTCGGCTTCACCGCGATCGCGCGCGGCGTCGAGCAGCGTCCGGTACCCGGCGCGCATGTCGGCGTGGTGGCCGTGCAGGTAGAGGTAGACGCTGAGCCGGTCGATCAGCAGGAGCGCCTCGTCGAGCCAGCCGAGTGAGCAGACCACGCGGACGGCGTTGATCAGGTTCGCGCGTTCCGTGGCGAACCACGCCTCCGGCCGTTCGAGCAGCCTGGTGACGAGGTCCTCCGGCAGCGGGCGGGGCGGCACGAGCCGGACCGGATCCGGCATCGGCACCGTGCGGGGGAGCTTCGCCGCCGCCGCGTCGGCGAGATACACCGCGGCGGCGACCAGCGACCGCACCGCGGCCATCCGCTCGCCGGGCACCGCCGCGCCCGCCGTGTCGATCCCGGTGGCGTAGGCCTTGACCAGATCGTGCATCCGGTACCGCGGTTCGCCGGTCGCGTCGAGGCCGACGGGTTCGAGCAGGCTCGTCTCGATCAGCTCTTCGACGGGCGTGTCGAC is part of the Amycolatopsis sp. CA-230715 genome and encodes:
- a CDS encoding metallopeptidase family protein, which gives rise to MARSSRQRQGMRRDRHGRGLRGPLYPASLPAAASRAERFDTLVLDALEPIEARWRDQLTKLDVAVDDVPEVRKGQAPAQTDGVLHDGAVPLSRLVPAGVDRTGMPTRARIVLYRRPLEARAKDPADLAELVHEVLVEQVAGYLGVEPDVIEGGD
- a CDS encoding DUF3499 domain-containing protein translates to MSSVRKCSRTGCLEPAVATLTYAYSDSTAVVGPLATASEPHSYDLCEEHALRLTAPKGWEVVRHEGEFAAPDRSDDELTALAEAVREAGRSDGPPPPPEQEGPSGRRGHLRVLPGRT
- a CDS encoding phosphomannomutase/phosphoglucomutase, whose product is MSDLSGIVKAYDIRGVVGEQIDAGLVRDFGAAFALLIKPDSPSVVIGHDMRDSSPGLAKAFAEGVTSQGLDVVSIGLASTDQLYFASGSLDMPGAMFTASHNPAKYNGIKLCRAGAAPVGQDSGLSEIRDTVENGVPGFSGQRGTVTERDVLADYAAYLRGLVDLTGSRPLKIVVDAGNGMGGHTVPTVLGGAGDLAALPFEIVPLYFELDGSFPNHEANPLDPKNIVDLQAKVREVGADIGLAFDGDADRCFVVDEKGDPVSPSAVTALVATRELAKEPGGTIIHNLITSHAVPEIVREHGGTAVRTRVGHSFIKQEMAATGAIFGGEHSAHYYFRDFWRADTGMLAALHVLAALGEQERPLSELTAEYSRYAASGEINSTVSDQVARLNAVKDTFGARDGATLDELDGLTVRLGDGSWFNLRASNTEPLLRLNVEAADAAAVRALTDEVLAIVRA
- a CDS encoding Trm112 family protein, giving the protein MALKLDAQLLEILACPSPDHAPLRPGTPDDGEAEALTCTECGRVFPVRDGIPVLLLDEATEPDGRHADGS
- the manA gene encoding mannose-6-phosphate isomerase, class I yields the protein MELLRNAVRPYAWGSRTTIPELLGRPVPAPHPEAELWLGAHPGDPSKVIGEDGSERSLLDLLEADPVGQLGDRCANRWGNRLPFLLKILAAEEPLSMQAHPSAAQAAEGHAREEKLGIARDAANRNYPDPTAKPELVCALTEFHALAGFRAPERTVALLRAIETPGLAKYTDLLAEQPDPDGLRALFTTWITLPQGTLDELLPDVLDACVLHIKEHGEFDVECRTILELGEAHPRDAGVLAALLLNRLTLSAGEAIYLPAGNLHSYLHGTAVEILANSDNILRCGLTPKHVDVPELLRVVDFGCGDMPVHTGDLGPHGAVYRTETPEFELTRIEWETGDSAVDGEVRIAGGAPQILLCTAGELVVTAEDGERTELRRGQSVWLAASHAAVRARPAGGSRTQLFRATPGTCENPAP